A genomic window from Equus caballus isolate H_3958 breed thoroughbred chromosome 5, TB-T2T, whole genome shotgun sequence includes:
- the MLLT11 gene encoding protein AF1q — protein MRDPVSSQYSSFLFWRMPIPELDLSELEGLGLSDTSTYKIKDSSVGKMTGQATEAEQEKNPEGDALLEYSTFNFWRAPIASIHSFELDLL, from the coding sequence ATGAGAGACCCTGTGAGTAGCCAGTACAGCTCCTTTCTTTTCTGGAGAATGCCTATTCCAGAACTGGATCTGTCGGAGCTGGAAGGCCTGGGTCTATCAGATACATCCACCTACAAGATCAAGGACAGCAGCGTTGGCAAAATGACCGGGCAAGCGactgaagcagagcaggagaAAAACCCTGAAGGCGATGCCCTCCTTGAGTACAGCACCTTCAACTTCTGGAGAGCTCCCATTGCCAGCATCCACTCCTTCGAATTGGACTTGCTCTAA